The sequence TCATGGGCGGCGTGGAGGTGGACGCCGACACCGGCGCTGCGGACGTCCCCGGGCTGTTCGCGGCCGGCGAGGTCTCCGGCGGCATGCACGGCTCCAACCGGCTGGGCGGCAACTCGCTGTCGGACCTGCTGGTGTTCGGCCGCCGCGCGGGCGCCGGAGCGGCCGCGTACGTGGACGGGCTCGCGGCCCGCCCGAAGGTCTCCCCGGATTCGGTGGACACCGCGAAGGCGGAGGCACTCGCCCCGCTGGAGCGCGCCGGCGAGAACCCCTACGAGGTCCACCACGAGCTGCAGCGGACGATGAACGAGCTGGTCGGCATCATCCGCAAGGCCGAGGAGGTCACCGAGGCCCTGGAGGCGGTGGGCAAGCTGAAGGAGCGGGCCCGGGGGGTCGGCGCGGTCGGCAGCCGGATCTACAACCCCGGCTGGCACCTCTCCCTCGACCTGCGCAACATGCTCCTGGTCTCCGAGTGCGTGGCCAAGGCGGCCCTGCTCCGCCAGGAGAGCCGCGGCGGTCACACCCGCGACGACTTCCCGGGCATGTCGTCCGAGTGGCGCCGCAAGATCCTGCTCTGCGGGCTCTCCCCCGACGGCTCAGGCGTGACCGTCGAGGAGAAGGTCCAGCCCGCCATGCGCGAGGACCTGATCAAGCTGTTCGACCGGGACGAGCTGAAGAAGTACATCACCGAGGATGAGCTGGCCGACTTCGACGCGTTGGTCAAGGAGTAGCCATGAGTTACAAGGCGAAGTTCCGCGTGTGGCGGGGCGAGGGCGGCGAGGGCAAGCTTGAGGACTTCACCGTCGAGGTGAACGAGGGCGAGGTCGTCCTCGACATCATCCACAGGCTCCAGGCCACGCAGGCTCCCGACCTCGCGGTCCGCTGGAACTGCAAGGCAGGCAAGTGCGGCTCCTGTTCCATGGAGATCAACGGCAGGCCCAAGCTCGGCTGCATGACCCGGATGTCCACCTTCACGGAGGACGAGACGATCACCGTGACGCCCATGCGGACGTTCCCGGTGATCAAGGACCTGGTCACGGACGTGTCGTTCAACTACCAGAAGGCCCGGGAGATCCCCTCCTTCACCCCGCCGGCGGACGTGAAGCCCGGCGAGTACCGCATGCAGCAGATCGACGTCGAGCGGTCCCAGGAGTTCCGCAAGTGCATCGAGTGCTTCATGTGCAACAACGTCTGCCACGTGATCCGTGACCACGAGGAGAACA comes from Streptosporangium roseum DSM 43021 and encodes:
- a CDS encoding succinate dehydrogenase/fumarate reductase iron-sulfur subunit, with protein sequence MSYKAKFRVWRGEGGEGKLEDFTVEVNEGEVVLDIIHRLQATQAPDLAVRWNCKAGKCGSCSMEINGRPKLGCMTRMSTFTEDETITVTPMRTFPVIKDLVTDVSFNYQKAREIPSFTPPADVKPGEYRMQQIDVERSQEFRKCIECFMCNNVCHVIRDHEENKTNFAGPRFLMRIAELDMHPYDVADRKDSAQEEHGLGYCNITKCCTEVCPEHIKITDNALIPMKERVVDRKYDPLVWLGSKIFKRSGSKS